One Streptomyces sp. SAI-135 DNA segment encodes these proteins:
- a CDS encoding L,D-transpeptidase family protein: MGRSFAALLVLVTACGCTVQTADGDGDGKRRLPVRIEVPDHSTPPADDDPKPSATTPSAPAAAPTVLWSRGDTGRDVREVQARLRQVAWLYDGPTGSYDDLTERAVKGFQGKRGLPRTGKTDTVTWKRLKAMTHEPGKWELYLMGGQPADAPDARCLTGRVLCISKTSRTLRWMIDGRTLTTVPVRFGSVGTPTREGVFSVYWKSRHHVSTLYDSPMPYAMFFSGGQAVHYSADFAARGYAGGSHGCVNVRDEAAIADLFAQVRNGDKVVVHW; the protein is encoded by the coding sequence ATGGGGAGATCGTTCGCCGCGCTGCTGGTCCTGGTGACGGCCTGCGGCTGCACGGTGCAGACCGCCGACGGGGACGGGGACGGCAAGCGGCGTCTGCCGGTGCGGATCGAGGTCCCGGACCACAGCACGCCGCCGGCGGACGACGACCCGAAGCCCTCTGCGACGACCCCGTCGGCCCCGGCCGCTGCGCCCACCGTCCTGTGGTCGCGGGGCGACACCGGCCGGGACGTACGGGAGGTGCAGGCCCGGCTGCGTCAGGTGGCCTGGCTCTACGACGGCCCCACGGGCTCGTACGACGATCTCACCGAGCGGGCGGTGAAGGGGTTCCAGGGAAAGCGCGGGCTGCCCAGGACGGGGAAGACCGACACGGTCACCTGGAAGCGGCTGAAGGCCATGACCCATGAGCCGGGCAAGTGGGAGCTGTATCTGATGGGCGGCCAGCCGGCCGACGCGCCCGACGCGCGCTGTCTGACCGGACGGGTGCTGTGCATCAGCAAGACCAGCCGCACGCTGCGCTGGATGATCGACGGACGGACGCTCACGACCGTGCCGGTCCGCTTCGGCTCGGTGGGCACCCCCACCCGTGAGGGCGTGTTCAGCGTCTACTGGAAGTCACGCCACCATGTGTCGACGCTCTACGACTCCCCGATGCCGTACGCCATGTTCTTCAGCGGCGGCCAGGCGGTGCACTACTCGGCCGACTTCGCCGCCCGCGGATACGCGGGCGGCTCCCACGGCTGCGTCAACGTCCGCGACGAGGCGGCGATCGCGGACCTGTTCGCCCAGGTGCGGAACGGCGACAAGGTCGTCGTGCACTGGTGA
- a CDS encoding methylmalonyl-CoA mutase family protein has translation MTRESESGLPIEPVYGPGALRGWDPEEKLGEPGGYPFTRGVYPSMYTGRPWTMRQYAGFGTATESNARYRQLIAHGTTGLSVAFDLPTQMGHDSDAPIAHGEVGKVGVAIDSVDDMRVLFDGIPLDQVSTSMTINAPAALLLLLYQLVAEEQGVSADRLTGTIQNDVLKEYIARGTYIFPPKPSLRLTADIFRYCRTEIPRWNTISISGYHMAEAGASPAQEIAFTLADGIEYVRAAVAAGMDVDDFAPRLSFFFVARTTILEEVAKFRAARRIWARVMREEFGARNPKSLMLRFHTQTAGVQLTAQQPEVNLVRVAVQGLAAVLGGTQSLHTNSFDEAIALPTDKSARLALRTQQVLAYETDVTATVDPFAGSYVVESMTDDVEAAALELMRKVEDLGGAVAAIEHGFQKNEIERNAYRIAQETDSGQRVVVGVNRFRLDEEEPYEPLRVDPAIEARQAERLARLRAERERSAVDSALAALKKAAEGEDNVLHPMKDALRARATVGEVCNALREVWGTYVPSDAF, from the coding sequence ATGACGCGTGAGTCGGAGTCCGGACTGCCCATCGAACCCGTCTACGGCCCCGGCGCCCTCCGGGGCTGGGACCCCGAGGAGAAGCTCGGCGAGCCGGGCGGGTACCCCTTCACGCGGGGCGTGTACCCGTCGATGTACACCGGCCGCCCCTGGACCATGCGCCAGTACGCCGGTTTCGGCACGGCGACCGAGTCCAACGCCCGCTACCGGCAGCTGATCGCCCACGGCACGACGGGCCTGTCGGTCGCCTTCGACCTGCCCACCCAGATGGGCCACGACTCCGACGCCCCGATCGCCCACGGCGAGGTCGGCAAGGTCGGTGTGGCGATCGACTCGGTCGACGACATGCGCGTGCTGTTCGACGGGATCCCGCTGGACCAGGTGTCCACGTCGATGACGATCAACGCACCGGCCGCACTGCTGCTCCTGCTGTACCAACTGGTCGCCGAGGAGCAGGGGGTGAGCGCCGACCGGCTGACCGGCACCATCCAGAACGACGTGCTGAAGGAGTACATCGCGCGCGGGACGTACATCTTCCCGCCCAAGCCCTCGCTGCGGCTGACCGCGGACATCTTCAGGTACTGCAGGACCGAGATCCCCCGGTGGAACACGATCTCGATCTCCGGCTACCACATGGCGGAGGCGGGTGCCTCGCCCGCACAGGAGATCGCCTTCACGCTCGCCGACGGCATCGAGTACGTGCGCGCGGCGGTCGCGGCCGGCATGGACGTCGACGACTTCGCCCCCCGCCTGTCGTTCTTCTTCGTCGCGCGGACGACGATCCTGGAGGAGGTCGCCAAGTTCCGCGCGGCCCGGCGGATCTGGGCCCGGGTGATGCGGGAGGAGTTCGGCGCGCGCAACCCGAAGTCGCTGATGCTCCGCTTCCACACGCAGACGGCCGGCGTGCAGCTGACGGCCCAGCAGCCGGAGGTCAACCTGGTCCGGGTCGCCGTCCAGGGCCTGGCCGCGGTCCTCGGCGGCACCCAGTCGCTGCACACCAACTCCTTCGACGAGGCCATCGCGCTGCCCACCGACAAGTCGGCACGGCTCGCCCTGCGCACCCAGCAGGTGCTGGCGTACGAGACCGACGTGACCGCGACGGTCGACCCGTTCGCCGGCTCGTACGTCGTCGAGTCGATGACCGACGACGTCGAGGCGGCCGCGCTGGAGCTGATGCGGAAGGTCGAGGATCTCGGCGGCGCGGTCGCCGCCATCGAGCACGGCTTCCAGAAGAACGAGATCGAGCGCAACGCCTACCGCATCGCCCAGGAGACGGACTCCGGCCAGCGGGTGGTCGTGGGCGTCAACCGCTTCCGGCTCGACGAGGAGGAGCCGTACGAACCCCTCCGCGTCGACCCGGCCATCGAGGCCCGGCAGGCGGAGCGGCTGGCCCGGCTGCGCGCCGAACGCGAGCGGTCCGCCGTCGACTCGGCCCTCGCCGCCCTGAAGAAGGCGGCGGAGGGCGAGGACAACGTCCTCCACCCGATGAAGGACGCGCTGAGGGCCCGGGCGACGGTGGGCGAGGTGTGCAACGCGCTGCGCGAGGTGTGGGGGACCTACGTCCCGTCGGACGCGTTCTGA
- a CDS encoding FAD-dependent oxidoreductase gives MNTDVLIVGAGPTGLALGVDLARRGVDALVVEKADRLFPGSRGKGLQPRTMEVFDDLGVLDAILAVGGTYPVGMVWQDGERVGEHHMFEPAEPTEDSPYNAPWMVPQWRTQEVLFARLRELGGQVAFGREAVGFEQDADGVTVRFAADADVHARYVVAADGGRSVVRRTLGIGMTGETVDPNPLLVADARITGLDRDNWHIFPPRGEAGYLSICPLAGTEDFQIVAQFPEGTRVDLSPDAVREVVAARSHLAPESVTEVRWASDFRPRAALADRFRSGRVFLAGDAAHIHSPAGGQGLNTSVQDAYNLGWKLGAVLRGGAPAGLLDTYEEERRPIAAQMLGLSTGVHRGEVRRGEATRQLGLGYRDSSLTQETRTAPDGLRAGDRAPDGKLAGVRLFDAFRGPHWTLLAIGVEAPELPEAVRVVTGDEQPSYGKGLFLVRPDGYVGWAGEDASKLVAYAGRGFTR, from the coding sequence ATGAACACGGACGTACTGATCGTCGGCGCCGGCCCCACCGGACTCGCCCTCGGTGTCGACCTCGCCCGGCGGGGGGTGGACGCACTGGTCGTGGAGAAGGCGGACCGGCTGTTCCCCGGCTCGCGCGGCAAGGGCCTCCAGCCGCGCACCATGGAGGTCTTCGACGACCTCGGCGTGCTCGACGCGATCCTCGCGGTCGGCGGGACCTACCCGGTCGGCATGGTCTGGCAGGACGGCGAGCGGGTCGGTGAGCACCACATGTTCGAGCCGGCCGAACCCACGGAGGACTCGCCCTACAACGCCCCCTGGATGGTGCCGCAGTGGCGCACCCAGGAGGTGCTGTTCGCACGGCTGCGAGAGCTCGGCGGGCAGGTGGCCTTCGGCCGGGAGGCCGTGGGGTTCGAGCAGGACGCCGACGGGGTGACCGTGCGCTTCGCGGCGGACGCGGACGTCCACGCCCGGTACGTCGTCGCCGCCGACGGCGGCCGCTCGGTGGTGCGCCGGACCCTCGGCATCGGCATGACGGGCGAGACGGTCGACCCCAACCCGCTGCTCGTCGCGGACGCCCGCATCACCGGCCTCGACCGCGACAACTGGCACATCTTCCCGCCGCGCGGCGAGGCCGGCTACCTCTCGATCTGCCCGCTCGCCGGCACGGAGGACTTCCAGATCGTGGCCCAGTTCCCGGAGGGCACCCGGGTGGACCTGTCCCCCGACGCCGTCCGCGAGGTCGTCGCGGCCCGCTCCCACCTCGCCCCCGAGTCGGTGACCGAGGTCCGCTGGGCCTCCGACTTCCGGCCCCGCGCGGCCCTCGCGGACCGCTTCCGCTCCGGCCGGGTCTTCCTCGCCGGTGACGCGGCCCACATCCACTCCCCCGCGGGCGGACAGGGCCTGAACACGAGCGTCCAGGACGCCTACAACCTGGGCTGGAAGCTCGGAGCGGTCCTGCGCGGCGGTGCCCCGGCCGGCCTCCTGGACACCTACGAGGAGGAGCGCCGCCCCATCGCCGCGCAGATGCTCGGCCTCTCGACGGGCGTGCACCGGGGAGAGGTCCGCCGGGGCGAGGCCACCCGCCAACTCGGCCTGGGCTACCGGGACTCCTCCCTCACGCAGGAGACGCGCACGGCACCCGACGGACTGCGGGCGGGCGACCGCGCCCCCGACGGGAAGCTGGCGGGCGTACGGCTCTTCGACGCCTTCCGTGGCCCGCACTGGACACTGCTGGCGATCGGTGTCGAGGCACCGGAGCTGCCGGAGGCGGTGCGGGTGGTCACCGGTGACGAGCAGCCCTCGTACGGCAAGGGACTGTTCCTGGTGCGTCCGGACGGCTATGTGGGCTGGGCGGGTGAGGACGCCTCGAAGCTGGTGGCCTACGCCGGCCGGGGGTTCACGCGCTAG
- a CDS encoding TetR/AcrR family transcriptional regulator — translation MSTEKRPPLDRARVADTALKLLNEVGLDGLTLRAIAKELDVKAPALYWHFKDKQALLDEMATQMFRRMLAGTALDPSDTWRERLLKSNRGLRAALLGYRDGAKVYSGSRFTGLVHVEQMEDTLTLFTAAGFTLAQAVRTTSTSYHYTLGFVTEEQGVEPLPGERREGFDVTERARLMADFPLSAAAGAEMFQDFDRHYEEGLALLIAGIEARYGV, via the coding sequence GTGAGTACCGAGAAACGTCCGCCCCTGGACCGCGCGCGGGTCGCCGACACCGCCCTGAAGCTCCTGAACGAGGTGGGCCTCGACGGCCTCACCCTGCGGGCCATCGCCAAGGAACTCGACGTCAAGGCCCCGGCCCTGTACTGGCACTTCAAGGACAAGCAGGCGCTGCTCGACGAGATGGCGACGCAGATGTTCCGGCGGATGCTCGCCGGTACCGCGCTCGACCCGTCCGACACCTGGCGCGAGCGGCTCCTCAAGTCCAACCGCGGCCTGCGCGCCGCCCTGCTCGGCTACCGCGACGGCGCCAAGGTCTACAGCGGCTCACGCTTCACGGGCCTGGTCCACGTCGAGCAGATGGAGGACACCCTCACCCTCTTCACGGCCGCCGGCTTCACCCTCGCCCAGGCGGTCCGGACCACGTCGACGTCGTACCACTACACCCTCGGCTTCGTCACCGAGGAACAGGGCGTGGAGCCGCTGCCCGGCGAACGCCGGGAAGGCTTCGACGTGACGGAACGCGCCCGCCTGATGGCCGACTTCCCGCTGTCGGCGGCGGCGGGCGCGGAGATGTTCCAGGACTTCGACCGGCACTACGAGGAGGGCCTGGCGTTGCTCATAGCGGGGATCGAGGCGCGCTACGGGGTGTGA